From a single Limibacillus halophilus genomic region:
- a CDS encoding DNA polymerase III subunit chi: protein MTEIRFYHLQRSTLEEVLPTMLSRSLQRGQRAVVMVRSEERLDALNSWLWTYDTRSFLPHGTKADGHAEEQPVWLTCADECPNNAEVLFLTDGAESAALDRFALVAELFDGRDNAVVAAARSRWKVYLDAGHALTYWQQDEDGRWQEKGRSGA, encoded by the coding sequence ATGACCGAAATACGCTTTTATCACCTGCAACGCTCGACCCTGGAGGAGGTACTGCCAACCATGCTGTCGCGCAGCCTGCAACGCGGCCAGCGCGCTGTGGTCATGGTGCGTTCCGAAGAGCGGCTCGATGCGCTCAATAGCTGGCTTTGGACCTACGATACCCGGTCGTTCCTACCGCATGGCACCAAAGCGGACGGGCATGCTGAGGAACAGCCGGTCTGGCTAACCTGTGCGGATGAGTGTCCCAACAATGCCGAGGTGTTGTTTTTGACCGATGGCGCCGAAAGCGCGGCACTGGATCGCTTTGCTTTGGTGGCGGAGTTGTTCGATGGCCGCGACAACGCTGTCGTCGCCGCTGCCCGGTCGCGTTGGAAAGTTTATCTCGACGCCGGGCATGCGCTCACCTACTGGCAGCAGGACGAAGATGGCCGGTGGCAGGAAAAGGGGCGATCAGGCGCCTGA
- a CDS encoding leucyl aminopeptidase, which translates to MKITFANQDLPKSGAAIVYALAGRKLSASAAQLDKQLAGALTRAMANSRFKGDKGQTLEVLAPGKGDLTRVLLLGMGAAKDITDLMIENAAASAVKRLNSSGENEATLIVDSLAAGRDTGADAARSAFGALLESYRFDKYRTKEKPDAKPTLKKLVVATEPHKEAKKAYAALEEIAAGVFTTRDIVSEPANIIYPQSFVAEARKLEKLGVEIEVLGEKEMAKLGMGSLLGVGQGSARESQLLIMRWNGLAAIGKAKAKTAKAAKAASDAPLLVVGKGVTFDTGGISIKPAGGMEDMKWDMGGAGTVLGLMRALAGRKARADVVGICGLVENMPDGAAQRPGDVVTSMSGQTIEVINTDAEGRLVLADALWFGQEKFQPKAVIDLATLTGAIIISLGHEHAGLFSNDDGLSDQLLEAGLGVGEKLWRLPLGEAYDKAINSDIADMKNTGNRAGGSITAAQFLQRFIKQGTPWAHLDIAGVAWTNEARPTVPKGATAFGVRLLDRLVAKNYES; encoded by the coding sequence ATGAAAATCACTTTCGCTAACCAGGATCTTCCCAAAAGCGGTGCGGCAATCGTTTATGCCCTCGCCGGACGCAAGCTATCGGCCAGCGCCGCCCAGCTCGACAAACAGCTTGCCGGGGCCCTTACCCGCGCAATGGCCAACAGCCGCTTCAAGGGCGACAAGGGGCAAACACTTGAGGTTCTGGCTCCGGGGAAAGGCGACCTGACCCGCGTCTTGTTGTTGGGTATGGGAGCGGCAAAGGATATCACCGACCTGATGATCGAGAATGCGGCCGCCAGCGCCGTCAAACGTCTCAATAGCAGCGGCGAAAATGAAGCGACGCTGATCGTCGACAGTCTTGCTGCCGGACGTGACACCGGCGCCGACGCCGCGCGCTCGGCCTTTGGTGCGCTCTTGGAATCCTACCGGTTCGACAAATACCGCACGAAAGAGAAGCCCGACGCGAAACCGACACTCAAAAAGCTTGTTGTAGCGACCGAACCGCATAAGGAAGCGAAGAAAGCCTACGCCGCGTTGGAAGAGATCGCAGCAGGTGTGTTCACGACTCGCGACATCGTATCGGAGCCCGCCAACATCATCTATCCGCAAAGCTTCGTCGCAGAGGCCCGCAAGCTTGAGAAATTGGGCGTTGAGATCGAAGTGCTGGGCGAAAAGGAAATGGCGAAGCTGGGAATGGGATCGCTGTTGGGCGTCGGTCAAGGCTCGGCGCGGGAGTCCCAGTTGCTGATCATGCGCTGGAACGGACTTGCCGCCATCGGCAAGGCGAAAGCCAAGACTGCGAAGGCTGCCAAGGCGGCGAGTGACGCGCCTCTGTTGGTGGTCGGAAAGGGAGTCACCTTCGATACCGGCGGTATCTCCATCAAGCCAGCCGGCGGAATGGAGGACATGAAGTGGGATATGGGTGGCGCCGGAACCGTCTTAGGACTGATGAGGGCGCTTGCGGGGCGTAAGGCTAGAGCCGATGTCGTCGGGATATGCGGCCTCGTGGAAAACATGCCCGACGGCGCGGCTCAGCGCCCGGGCGATGTGGTGACATCCATGTCGGGCCAAACCATCGAGGTGATCAACACCGATGCCGAAGGGCGTCTGGTTTTGGCCGATGCCTTGTGGTTCGGCCAAGAGAAGTTCCAGCCCAAGGCGGTCATCGACTTGGCAACCTTAACGGGCGCGATCATCATCTCGCTGGGGCATGAACACGCAGGGCTCTTCTCCAACGATGACGGTCTTTCCGATCAGCTGTTGGAGGCAGGACTGGGGGTTGGCGAGAAGCTCTGGCGGCTTCCGCTGGGTGAGGCTTATGACAAGGCGATCAATAGCGATATCGCCGATATGAAGAATACCGGGAATCGCGCCGGCGGCTCCATAACCGCGGCCCAGTTCCTGCAGCGCTTCATCAAGCAGGGCACACCCTGGGCGCACCTGGATATTGCTGGCGTGGCCTGGACCAATGAGGCGAGGCCGACGGTGCCCAAGGGCGCGACGGCCTTTGGTGTGCGTTTGCTGGATCGACTTGTCGCCAAGAACTACGAAAGCTGA
- the lptF gene encoding LPS export ABC transporter permease LptF, which translates to MTNLERHILRQLVFLTLVILLALTFAVWLSQSLRLIKLIVNQGIDIASFLYLIALLAPAFISIVMPLAGFAAVLVIYNKMANDSELVVMRAAGFSPLQIARPALYLGIVLTLANYLVAFYLQPASYRAFKDTRTLLQTELSAVLIEEGVFTDVTDGLTVYIRDRLDDGSLQGILVHDTRTQGKPVTMMADRGFIADADAGPKVVMLKGNRQEMNQETGQLALLYFDRYTLELTQLGKQLEMRWPDPAERYLSELVGPGIHPSDNDPQVRPRLTAEAHKRFASPFLSMTFILLALSALLSGDYNRRGQTNRLAVAVIIVGALDAASFGSHSLIEEDTFLAPLIYAISLLPALAAGFILIAGIRGTTGKPLVSVPS; encoded by the coding sequence ATGACCAACCTGGAACGTCATATTCTACGCCAGCTCGTCTTCCTGACTCTGGTCATCCTTTTGGCGCTGACCTTTGCGGTATGGCTTAGTCAGTCGCTGCGCTTGATCAAGCTAATCGTCAATCAGGGCATCGACATCGCCTCGTTCCTCTACCTGATCGCCCTGCTCGCGCCAGCATTCATTAGCATTGTCATGCCATTGGCAGGCTTTGCCGCCGTTCTGGTGATTTACAATAAAATGGCAAACGACAGTGAGCTTGTCGTGATGCGCGCCGCGGGATTCAGTCCATTACAGATCGCTCGCCCTGCCCTCTATCTCGGCATCGTCCTGACGCTCGCCAACTATCTCGTTGCGTTCTACTTGCAACCGGCGTCCTACCGCGCGTTCAAGGACACGCGCACTTTGCTTCAGACCGAATTGAGCGCAGTGCTGATCGAAGAAGGCGTTTTTACCGACGTGACGGACGGTTTGACGGTCTATATCCGCGACCGGCTGGATGACGGCTCTCTTCAAGGAATCCTGGTGCATGACACCAGGACCCAAGGCAAGCCTGTTACCATGATGGCCGATCGTGGCTTTATCGCGGATGCCGACGCCGGACCAAAGGTCGTCATGTTGAAGGGCAATCGCCAGGAGATGAACCAGGAAACCGGACAGCTCGCGCTGCTCTACTTCGATCGCTACACATTGGAACTGACGCAGCTTGGCAAACAACTGGAAATGCGCTGGCCCGACCCCGCTGAGCGCTACCTCTCCGAACTGGTTGGGCCGGGTATACACCCATCCGACAACGATCCCCAGGTCAGGCCTCGACTGACCGCCGAAGCGCACAAGCGATTTGCCAGTCCCTTCCTCAGCATGACGTTCATCCTGCTCGCCTTATCGGCGCTCTTATCGGGTGACTATAATCGACGTGGGCAAACAAATCGTTTGGCCGTAGCCGTCATAATCGTCGGCGCGCTCGATGCCGCGAGCTTTGGATCGCATTCGCTCATCGAGGAGGACACATTCCTTGCACCCCTGATCTATGCGATTAGCCTTTTGCCAGCGCTTGCCGCGGGATTCATTCTGATCGCCGGTATCAGAGGCACGACCGGCAAGCCTCTTGTGTCGGTGCCGTCATGA
- a CDS encoding LptF/LptG family permease, with amino-acid sequence MSILGLTHLDERVDVTGGRRLSPTVCFYIARIFLTWVALLFLAIGTIVVFAGVVDLMNRLGRREGVDFLVVLNFSMLKLPFILQEVSPFILLFASLGAFWRLVRKNELVVLRAAGVSVWQFLLPVVVSALAIGLLIITILNPIAAATYGRFQVAEEKILKNRTEALNLSNSGLWIRQPDLTEPAGGGYYILHASALDRDTSIFDELIVFRFDRTGRFEGRYDAGKATLTPDGWRLEKAWKNWPGEKPLLVNRLLIPSKLEFERLENSFAKAETISFWSLPSFIDQLQDAGFPARAHKLQWHRLLAMPALFAAMVLLAATTSLRPHRRGRVILLMLIGLGAGFLLYIASSIVFVLGLTSKIPIVLAAWTPAGVSLMLGIALLLHLEDG; translated from the coding sequence ATGAGTATCCTCGGGCTGACGCACTTAGATGAACGCGTCGACGTCACCGGCGGTCGTCGGTTATCGCCAACCGTATGTTTCTACATTGCCCGCATTTTTCTGACCTGGGTTGCGCTGCTGTTTCTCGCGATCGGAACCATTGTGGTTTTTGCCGGCGTCGTTGACCTGATGAATCGCTTGGGGCGTCGCGAGGGTGTCGATTTTCTCGTGGTGCTCAATTTTTCAATGTTGAAGCTCCCCTTTATCCTGCAAGAGGTTTCGCCTTTTATTTTGCTTTTTGCCAGCCTCGGAGCATTCTGGCGTCTGGTGCGCAAGAATGAGCTGGTGGTTTTGCGCGCTGCCGGCGTATCCGTTTGGCAGTTTTTGCTGCCAGTCGTTGTCAGCGCTCTAGCAATCGGCCTGCTGATCATCACGATCCTCAATCCCATTGCCGCCGCTACCTACGGACGGTTTCAGGTTGCGGAAGAAAAAATTCTGAAAAACCGGACTGAGGCTCTTAATCTGTCCAATTCGGGACTTTGGATTCGCCAACCCGACCTTACCGAGCCGGCAGGCGGGGGCTACTACATCTTACATGCTTCCGCGCTTGATCGAGACACGTCGATTTTTGACGAATTGATTGTCTTTCGCTTTGACCGCACGGGTCGGTTCGAAGGGCGCTACGATGCCGGAAAGGCGACCTTGACTCCGGATGGCTGGCGCCTTGAGAAGGCCTGGAAGAACTGGCCGGGAGAAAAACCGCTTCTCGTGAATCGTCTGCTGATTCCGAGCAAACTGGAGTTCGAGAGGCTGGAGAACAGTTTTGCCAAGGCGGAAACTATTTCCTTTTGGAGTCTTCCGAGCTTTATCGATCAGTTACAAGACGCCGGTTTTCCTGCGCGCGCCCATAAACTTCAATGGCATCGCCTTCTGGCCATGCCAGCGCTTTTTGCTGCAATGGTGCTGCTTGCCGCAACGACATCCCTGCGGCCCCATCGCCGTGGGCGCGTGATTCTTTTGATGCTGATAGGGCTAGGTGCCGGTTTCCTTCTCTACATAGCAAGCAGTATCGTCTTTGTGCTTGGCCTCACCTCTAAAATACCTATCGTGCTAGCAGCCTGGACGCCGGCTGGTGTTTCCTTGATGCTGGGGATTGCGTTACTGCTCCATCTGGAAGACGGTTAA
- a CDS encoding LPS-assembly protein LptD — protein sequence MASAVAFGLVFLPGLALGQSTMPLPELDSDTPALLSADEVTYDESLGVATARGNVEISQGDRVLKADAISYNMRNDVVTASGNITLIEPSGELIFAEYIELTSDLKEGFIRDVRALLTDRSRLAAASGVRQGDRETTFRKAVFSPCELCRDDPTRAPLWQVKAAEVTHDQEERVIQYRDAWLEMFGVPILYTPYLEHPDPTVDRKSGFLAPRYHHSDAMGHGIEVPYFFTIGPDKDLTLAPIFTTEQGLLMTAEYRQIMTSGEFSVSGSATLDDMTRNGKVDKNQFRGHFFAEGEFSITPNYRASFDIKQSADDTYLREFDFTNDRTLTSRGTVEYFEGRDYGSLNAFLFDGQRAQDDDEEAPIVLPELQYSFIGEPDERGAFFSIDAGMLNILREEGQDSRRLSLHGQWEMPYAGEMGDLYRIKAALSGDLYWGNDVDKVGEDVTPGPGVNTQDGFAGRLFPQVAVEWRYPWVSYQEDFAQTLEPIIQVVASPEGFNDGDIPNEDSRDVEFDDSNLFSLNRFPGDDRVSSGSRVDYALRWTAESPDFGWGEVFFGQSFRFLGGSDFEAGSGLEDDLSDFVGRVAFEPDPTFRTRYRFRLDKDSLKGRRHDFSASIGPPAYTFTTQYTLATLDDTGSGPEDSEEIRLGFSTQINEFWSAGVTYLRDLDEDETRSYGGQIRYHDECFDLRLRAEREFFNDRDLKPSDTILFEVVFKHLGGVSS from the coding sequence ATGGCTTCAGCCGTAGCCTTTGGGCTGGTGTTCCTTCCTGGCCTTGCTCTGGGCCAATCGACCATGCCGCTTCCCGAATTGGATTCAGATACCCCAGCTTTGCTGAGCGCCGACGAAGTCACTTATGACGAGTCGCTGGGGGTCGCCACGGCGCGCGGAAATGTGGAGATATCCCAGGGTGACAGAGTGCTGAAGGCGGACGCCATCAGCTACAACATGCGTAACGATGTCGTCACCGCAAGCGGGAACATCACGTTGATCGAACCCTCAGGCGAGTTGATTTTCGCCGAGTACATCGAGTTGACCAGCGATCTAAAGGAAGGGTTCATTCGCGACGTTCGTGCATTGCTGACCGATCGATCACGACTGGCCGCCGCCAGCGGCGTTCGCCAAGGCGACCGTGAAACGACCTTCCGCAAAGCTGTCTTCAGTCCTTGTGAGCTATGTCGCGACGACCCCACCCGCGCACCGCTTTGGCAGGTGAAAGCCGCTGAAGTCACCCATGATCAGGAAGAACGGGTGATTCAGTATCGCGACGCTTGGTTGGAGATGTTCGGCGTACCGATTCTCTATACCCCCTATCTGGAACACCCCGACCCGACCGTTGATCGCAAGTCCGGATTTCTAGCGCCTCGCTATCATCACTCCGACGCCATGGGTCATGGGATAGAAGTCCCCTACTTCTTCACCATCGGCCCAGACAAGGATCTGACACTTGCCCCTATCTTCACGACCGAGCAGGGCTTGTTGATGACCGCCGAGTATCGGCAGATCATGACGTCGGGTGAGTTTTCGGTCAGCGGCAGTGCGACCCTCGATGACATGACGAGAAACGGAAAAGTGGATAAAAACCAGTTCCGTGGGCACTTTTTTGCCGAAGGCGAGTTCAGCATAACCCCGAACTACCGGGCGAGCTTCGACATCAAGCAATCCGCCGACGATACTTATCTGCGCGAATTCGATTTTACCAACGACCGAACACTGACCAGCCGAGGCACGGTCGAGTATTTTGAAGGCAGGGATTACGGATCGCTCAACGCCTTTCTTTTCGACGGTCAGCGCGCGCAGGACGACGACGAGGAAGCGCCGATCGTCCTTCCGGAACTTCAGTACAGTTTTATCGGCGAACCGGATGAGCGTGGTGCGTTCTTCAGCATCGATGCCGGTATGCTGAACATATTGCGAGAAGAAGGCCAGGATTCACGCCGTCTGTCACTGCATGGACAGTGGGAGATGCCCTATGCCGGAGAGATGGGCGACCTCTACCGCATCAAAGCGGCACTCTCCGGCGATCTCTACTGGGGCAATGACGTCGATAAGGTTGGCGAGGACGTGACGCCGGGACCGGGCGTCAACACGCAAGATGGTTTTGCCGGACGGCTTTTCCCGCAAGTGGCCGTGGAATGGCGCTATCCGTGGGTGAGTTATCAGGAGGACTTCGCCCAAACGCTGGAGCCAATCATACAGGTGGTTGCCTCGCCGGAGGGCTTCAACGACGGTGACATTCCAAACGAAGACAGTCGCGATGTCGAGTTTGACGACAGCAACCTGTTTTCGCTCAATCGCTTTCCAGGTGATGACCGTGTCTCCAGCGGTAGCCGCGTCGACTATGCGCTCCGCTGGACAGCGGAATCACCGGATTTCGGTTGGGGCGAGGTCTTCTTCGGCCAATCCTTCCGTTTCCTGGGAGGCAGTGACTTCGAGGCGGGATCGGGACTGGAGGATGATCTCTCGGATTTCGTCGGTCGCGTAGCCTTCGAACCCGATCCGACCTTCAGGACGCGCTACCGCTTCCGCCTGGATAAAGATTCGTTGAAGGGTCGGCGTCACGACTTCTCTGCAAGCATAGGGCCGCCCGCCTACACCTTCACGACTCAATACACATTGGCAACGCTAGACGACACTGGCTCTGGCCCCGAGGACTCGGAGGAAATTCGCCTTGGATTCTCCACCCAGATAAACGAGTTCTGGTCAGCGGGGGTGACCTATTTGCGAGACCTCGACGAAGATGAGACAAGGTCCTATGGCGGACAGATTCGATATCATGACGAATGTTTTGATCTGCGGTTGCGCGCGGAGCGGGAATTCTTCAACGATCGCGATCTGAAGCCTTCGGACACAATTCTCTTCGAGGTTGTCTTCAAACACCTTGGCGGCGTCTCCAGTTAA
- a CDS encoding peptidylprolyl isomerase: protein MKKAYGLIVALLLLAPVALNSARAQDTLRAAAVVNDDVISVLDLSLRTRLAIASIGAKDSPEIRQRLTPQVLRALIDERLQLQEAKRLSLEPTEQEVEEAFAAIAQGNNMSPEQFTEVLRQNNVLPTAVKDQARAELAWRGVVERRIRRQITISNEQIGAEIERLKGQDGQLQYRIAELFLSVDNPGDEARVSENIARLADEIRKGTPFQAVAKQFSQSSTASVGGDLGWVTLDQIDPAVARAVQGLQKNGLAGPIRGTAGYYIVGLIDQRTFRLGEQLIDTRAIALPVRPGTSAEVIEQRMAQLAAIQPRIESCTNLQTLAKEAGEDAVVRDTGRQRPQDLPPDVARAIEGVAVGQASAPFRRADALIIAVVCGRDSSGIDRKRVEERLVQEQIELRARRYLRDLRRSADLDIRI from the coding sequence ATGAAGAAAGCCTATGGTCTGATAGTGGCGCTCCTTCTGCTTGCGCCAGTCGCGTTGAACAGTGCTCGCGCGCAAGACACGCTGCGTGCTGCGGCAGTGGTCAACGATGATGTCATTAGCGTGCTTGACCTGAGCCTGCGAACGCGTTTGGCAATCGCTTCCATCGGGGCAAAGGATTCTCCGGAAATTCGGCAACGCTTGACCCCGCAAGTTCTGCGCGCGTTGATCGACGAGCGCCTTCAACTTCAAGAAGCCAAACGTCTGTCGCTCGAGCCCACTGAACAGGAGGTAGAGGAAGCCTTTGCGGCCATCGCCCAGGGAAACAACATGTCTCCTGAACAGTTCACCGAAGTGTTGCGTCAGAACAACGTACTGCCCACCGCGGTCAAGGACCAGGCACGGGCAGAGTTGGCGTGGCGTGGCGTGGTGGAGCGCCGCATCAGGCGACAAATCACCATCAGCAACGAACAAATCGGCGCGGAGATCGAGCGGTTGAAAGGCCAGGACGGCCAGCTGCAATACAGAATTGCCGAGCTTTTCCTTTCTGTCGACAATCCCGGTGATGAAGCAAGAGTTAGCGAGAACATCGCACGATTGGCCGATGAAATTCGCAAGGGCACGCCGTTCCAAGCCGTGGCCAAGCAATTCTCGCAATCGTCAACGGCGTCCGTGGGCGGCGATTTGGGTTGGGTTACGCTAGATCAGATCGATCCTGCGGTTGCGCGCGCGGTTCAGGGGCTGCAAAAGAACGGACTTGCAGGACCCATCCGCGGTACCGCCGGTTACTACATCGTGGGTCTGATAGATCAGCGAACCTTCCGCTTAGGTGAGCAGTTGATCGATACACGCGCCATTGCGCTCCCTGTGCGTCCAGGTACCAGTGCCGAGGTCATCGAACAGCGCATGGCGCAATTGGCTGCAATTCAGCCACGAATTGAAAGCTGTACCAATCTTCAAACACTCGCCAAGGAAGCCGGTGAGGATGCCGTCGTGCGCGACACGGGGCGGCAGCGGCCACAAGACTTGCCGCCTGACGTGGCTCGGGCCATCGAAGGCGTTGCCGTAGGCCAGGCATCCGCACCCTTCCGGCGCGCCGATGCCTTGATTATTGCCGTGGTCTGTGGCCGCGATTCCAGCGGCATTGATCGCAAGCGCGTCGAAGAACGCCTGGTGCAGGAGCAGATTGAATTACGGGCGCGCCGTTATCTTCGCGATCTGCGACGCTCCGCCGATCTGGACATTCGCATATGA
- the pdxA gene encoding 4-hydroxythreonine-4-phosphate dehydrogenase PdxA encodes MNSAGSKSRLAPLALTVGEPSGIASEITLRAWLLRESHALPCFFLLDEARWVAESAKALGLDVPIREIERPEQAHNCFNDALPILSHGVVRDEASPGHPSPANAPAIIRSIERAVTLAQDGHAAAVVTNPINKKSLMDFGFAHPGHTEYLGELAGPGHRPVMMLVSPALRVIPVTVHVPLSQVPDLLTREAIETACRTAAQALKRDFGIAEPRIAVSGLNPHAGEQGNIGREEIEIINPAIAAMKAEGLSVFGPVPGDTLFHAAARETYDVALCMYHDQALIPLKTLDFDRGVNVTLGLPFIRTSPDHGTALGIAGKGMASPISLIESLKLAGQMAYRRSWVDAA; translated from the coding sequence ATGAACTCTGCGGGATCCAAAAGCCGCTTGGCGCCACTGGCGTTGACGGTCGGGGAACCGTCAGGGATTGCAAGCGAGATCACACTAAGGGCTTGGCTGCTCCGGGAAAGTCACGCGTTGCCCTGCTTCTTCCTTTTGGACGAAGCGCGTTGGGTCGCGGAATCCGCCAAGGCTCTTGGGCTGGATGTACCGATCAGGGAAATTGAGCGCCCGGAGCAGGCTCATAACTGTTTCAATGATGCTTTGCCGATACTTTCCCACGGTGTCGTGCGCGACGAGGCGTCGCCGGGTCACCCCAGTCCTGCCAATGCGCCCGCCATCATTCGCTCGATAGAACGCGCGGTGACCTTGGCGCAGGACGGGCATGCCGCCGCCGTGGTAACCAACCCCATCAACAAGAAGTCTCTGATGGACTTTGGCTTCGCACACCCAGGCCACACGGAGTACTTGGGCGAGCTCGCGGGTCCGGGCCATCGCCCTGTGATGATGCTGGTATCACCGGCTTTAAGAGTGATCCCTGTTACCGTGCACGTACCGTTGAGCCAGGTACCAGATCTTTTGACCCGCGAGGCTATTGAAACGGCTTGCCGGACCGCGGCTCAAGCCTTGAAAAGGGATTTCGGCATCGCCGAGCCGCGCATCGCTGTGTCGGGGCTTAACCCGCATGCAGGTGAACAGGGCAACATCGGCCGAGAAGAGATTGAGATCATCAATCCTGCAATCGCCGCCATGAAGGCGGAAGGCTTGTCGGTCTTTGGGCCAGTCCCTGGCGATACCCTTTTCCACGCAGCCGCGCGAGAAACCTACGACGTCGCGCTTTGCATGTATCACGATCAGGCCTTGATCCCTCTCAAGACTCTCGACTTCGACCGTGGTGTCAACGTGACGCTTGGGTTGCCTTTTATCCGAACCTCGCCGGATCATGGAACGGCCCTGGGTATCGCCGGCAAGGGCATGGCCTCGCCAATCAGCTTGATCGAGTCTCTGAAACTGGCGGGACAAATGGCTTATCGGCGTAGTTGGGTCGACGCGGCGTGA
- the rsmA gene encoding 16S rRNA (adenine(1518)-N(6)/adenine(1519)-N(6))-dimethyltransferase RsmA — MSGSVPNLPPLREILSRYGLEPKKSLGQNFLLDLNLTGRIARAAGDCGKGTTIEIGPGPGGLTRALLLEGAANVVAVERDRRCVAALAELSDAFPGRLTVIEADAMTCDLADLGPAPRRIVANLPYNISTALLIRWLTALYETPGLLDGMTLMFQKEVAERLSAKPRSKNYGRLSILTQWLCETENLFDISPKAFIPPPKITSTVVRLRPRAEPLHPATMTVLEKVTAAAFGQRRKMLRQSLKPLGIDPKQLLEKVGILETARAEELSVADFCRLARSVEDNDA; from the coding sequence GTGAGCGGGAGCGTCCCGAACCTGCCGCCTTTGCGGGAAATTTTGTCTCGCTATGGCCTTGAGCCAAAAAAATCCCTCGGTCAGAACTTTCTTCTCGATCTCAACCTAACCGGCCGAATTGCCCGCGCCGCCGGCGACTGTGGCAAAGGCACAACCATCGAGATCGGCCCAGGTCCGGGCGGCCTGACGCGCGCATTGTTGCTGGAGGGCGCGGCCAATGTTGTAGCCGTTGAAAGGGACCGCCGTTGCGTGGCCGCCCTGGCCGAACTGTCCGACGCCTTTCCTGGGCGTTTAACGGTAATCGAAGCCGATGCCATGACCTGCGACCTGGCCGATCTGGGCCCGGCGCCCCGGCGGATCGTCGCCAACCTGCCGTACAATATCTCAACAGCTCTCCTGATTCGCTGGCTAACGGCCCTGTATGAGACTCCGGGCCTGTTGGATGGCATGACCCTGATGTTCCAAAAGGAGGTTGCCGAGCGTCTCTCCGCCAAACCCAGGAGCAAGAACTACGGCCGCCTGTCGATCCTGACACAGTGGCTTTGCGAAACCGAAAATCTCTTCGACATTTCCCCCAAGGCCTTCATCCCGCCGCCGAAGATCACATCGACGGTCGTGAGGCTACGGCCACGTGCCGAGCCGCTCCACCCCGCCACTATGACCGTGCTGGAAAAGGTCACCGCCGCCGCTTTCGGTCAGCGCCGCAAAATGCTGCGCCAAAGCCTGAAACCGCTTGGGATCGACCCTAAACAGCTGTTGGAAAAGGTAGGGATTCTAGAAACCGCGAGGGCGGAAGAACTGTCCGTTGCAGACTTCTGTCGTCTGGCTCGGAGTGTAGAAGATAATGACGCCTAG
- the gmk gene encoding guanylate kinase — MNENAIKRRGLMLVLSSPSGAGKTTISRRLLDSEPALSMSVSATTRPPRPGEIEGRDYFFVSASAFEQMVSKGALLEHATVFKNRYGTPRAAVEQALSQGRDVMFDIDWQGTQQIAEAAREDLVSVFVLPPSVEELERRLYQRAQDSEEVVRQRMAEAAAEMSHWAEYDYVIVNNDVETSVAQVKAILAAERLKRERQIGLRRFVEELRGSGD; from the coding sequence ATGAACGAGAATGCCATCAAACGACGCGGGTTGATGCTGGTTCTTTCGTCACCTTCCGGGGCGGGGAAGACCACGATCTCGCGTAGGCTGCTTGATAGCGAGCCAGCTTTGTCGATGTCGGTTTCGGCAACGACCCGCCCGCCGCGTCCCGGCGAGATCGAGGGTCGGGATTACTTCTTTGTCTCTGCAAGCGCATTTGAGCAGATGGTTTCCAAGGGCGCACTCCTTGAGCACGCCACGGTGTTCAAGAACCGTTACGGTACGCCGCGCGCGGCTGTAGAGCAGGCGCTTTCCCAGGGGCGTGACGTGATGTTCGATATAGATTGGCAGGGGACTCAGCAAATCGCTGAGGCGGCCCGTGAGGATCTGGTTTCCGTTTTCGTGCTGCCGCCGTCGGTGGAAGAGTTGGAGCGACGCCTTTACCAACGAGCGCAGGATTCCGAAGAGGTCGTACGTCAACGCATGGCCGAAGCTGCCGCGGAGATGAGTCACTGGGCCGAGTATGATTACGTCATCGTAAACAATGACGTCGAAACGAGTGTGGCTCAGGTAAAGGCAATCTTGGCGGCCGAGCGTTTGAAACGGGAACGGCAGATAGGCCTACGGCGTTTCGTTGAGGAATTACGCGGCTCCGGCGACTAG